Part of the Propionimicrobium sp. PCR01-08-3 genome, CAGGCGCCGCGGCAAGTCCGTCGAGGAAGTTGCCCCGGCAGCTCTCCTGAAGGCCCGCAAGGAGGGCGCGAATGCCTGACATCAAGGTGATCCAGGTCAAGTCGGGCATCGGTGAGAAGCCCGCCGCTCGGCAGACGCTGCGAGCACTGGGCCTGCGCAAGATCGGTGACCAGGTGGTGCACGCCGACCGTCCCGAGATTCGGGGCATGGCTCGCGCGGTACGTCACCTGGTTGAAGTAGAAGAGGTGAAGTGACGATGGCGCTGAAGGTACATCATCTGCGCCCCGCCCCCGGAGCCCACACCGACGCCAAGCGCGTCGGTCGCGGTGAGGGCGGCAAGGGCGGCAAGACCGCCGGCCGTGGCACCAAGGGCACTGGCGCACGCAAGAACGTCCCCGAGAATTTCGAGGGCGGCCAGATGCCGCTGCATATGCGTATTCCGAAGATGCGCGGCTTCCAGAATCCGTTCAAGGTGAGCTACCAGCCGGTGAACCTCTCCCGCATCGTGGAGTTGTTCCCCGAAGGCGGCGAGATCGGTGTCGATGACTTGGTGGCTGCCGGGGCCGTGCGTCCGGGCAAGCTGGTCAAGGTGCTCGGCAACGGCGAGACCAGTCTCGCACTGAGCATCACCGCGGACGCGTTCTCGGCTTCGGCCAAGCAGAAGATCGAGGCCGCCGGGGGCAGCGCCATCGAGCGCTGAGCCAGCGGACAGGCCTTGACCTGATTCTGAGCAATTGAAACGGGCGATCCCTCCAGGGGTCGCCCGTTCCGCTGTTCCTACCCGAAGACGTCTGACAGCCGCGCCCGATATCTCC contains:
- the rpmD gene encoding 50S ribosomal protein L30, yielding MPDIKVIQVKSGIGEKPAARQTLRALGLRKIGDQVVHADRPEIRGMARAVRHLVEVEEVK
- the rplO gene encoding 50S ribosomal protein L15 encodes the protein MALKVHHLRPAPGAHTDAKRVGRGEGGKGGKTAGRGTKGTGARKNVPENFEGGQMPLHMRIPKMRGFQNPFKVSYQPVNLSRIVELFPEGGEIGVDDLVAAGAVRPGKLVKVLGNGETSLALSITADAFSASAKQKIEAAGGSAIER